A part of Heliangelus exortis chromosome 3, bHelExo1.hap1, whole genome shotgun sequence genomic DNA contains:
- the LOC139794011 gene encoding galectin-8-like isoform X1, translating to MISLDGSQKTISNPIIPYVGTILGGLVPGELIVINGAVPDDADRFQVDLQCGSSIKPRADVAFHFNPRFKRSGCIVCNTLEREKWGWEEITYEMPFQKGMSFEIVIMVLKDKFQVSVNKKHLLLYNHRVSLERIDTLGIYGKVHIKSIDFVSKSLQGSQPSSLGVTKINTQNGEVPDGSQFGVPYIGRLDTALCPGCTVAIKGEVNKRPKSFAINLKTSDSKDIVLHLNPRVKNKLFVRNSYLNDSWGEEEKELADFPFSPGMYFELIIFCEAHQFKVAVNGVHILEYKHRFKQFEKISIVEITGDVQVLDVRSW from the exons ATGATATCCTTGGATGGATCACAGAAAACCATCAGTAACCCG ATCATTCCATATGTTGGGACAATACTTGGCGGTCTTGTTCCTGGAGAGCTGATTGTGATAAATGGTGCTGTTCCTGATGATGCAGACAG GTTCCAGGTGGATTTACAGTGTGGCAGCAGCATAAAACCTCGAGCTGATGTGGCTTTTCATTTCAACCCCCGCTTCAAACGGTCTGGCTGCATTGTTTGCAACACcctggagagggaaaaatggggctgggaggagatcACTTATGAGATGCCATTTCAAAAAGGGATGTCATTTGAGATTGTCATCATGGTTTTAAAGGATAAATTCCAG GTGTCTGTAAACAAGAAGCACTTGCTGCTCTACAACCACAGAGTTAGCCTTGAAAGAATAGATACTCTTGGAATATATGGCAAAGTGCACATCAAAAGTATAGATTTTGTTTCTAAA tcGTTGCAAGGCTCTCAGCCATCATCTCTAGGAGTAACAAAGATAAACACACAAAAT GGGGAAGTGCCAGATGGTTCACAATTT GGAGTTCCTTACATTGGGAGACTTGATACTGCACTTTGTCCAGGATGCACAGTTGCCATTAAAGGAGAAGTGAATAAAAGACCAAAGAG ctttgCGATAAACCTGAAAACAAGTGACTCAAAGGACATTGTGTTACATCTGAATCCCCGAGTGAAAAATAAACTCTTTGTAAGGAACTCCTACCTTAATGACAGctggggagaagaagagaaggaactTGCTGACTTCCCTTTCAGTCCAGGGATGTACTTTGAG CTGATCATTTTCTGTGAAGCCCACCAGTTCAAAGTTGCTGTTAATGGTGTTCACATTCTGGAGTACAAGCACCGTTTTAAACAATTTGAAAAGATCAGCATAGTGGAAATCACAGGAGATGTTCAAGTGTTAGATGTCAGGAGCTGGTAG
- the LOC139794011 gene encoding galectin-8-like isoform X2, translated as MISLDGSQKTISNPIIPYVGTILGGLVPGELIVINGAVPDDADRFQVDLQCGSSIKPRADVAFHFNPRFKRSGCIVCNTLEREKWGWEEITYEMPFQKGMSFEIVIMVLKDKFQVSVNKKHLLLYNHRVSLERIDTLGIYGKVHIKSIDFVSKGEVPDGSQFGVPYIGRLDTALCPGCTVAIKGEVNKRPKSFAINLKTSDSKDIVLHLNPRVKNKLFVRNSYLNDSWGEEEKELADFPFSPGMYFELIIFCEAHQFKVAVNGVHILEYKHRFKQFEKISIVEITGDVQVLDVRSW; from the exons ATGATATCCTTGGATGGATCACAGAAAACCATCAGTAACCCG ATCATTCCATATGTTGGGACAATACTTGGCGGTCTTGTTCCTGGAGAGCTGATTGTGATAAATGGTGCTGTTCCTGATGATGCAGACAG GTTCCAGGTGGATTTACAGTGTGGCAGCAGCATAAAACCTCGAGCTGATGTGGCTTTTCATTTCAACCCCCGCTTCAAACGGTCTGGCTGCATTGTTTGCAACACcctggagagggaaaaatggggctgggaggagatcACTTATGAGATGCCATTTCAAAAAGGGATGTCATTTGAGATTGTCATCATGGTTTTAAAGGATAAATTCCAG GTGTCTGTAAACAAGAAGCACTTGCTGCTCTACAACCACAGAGTTAGCCTTGAAAGAATAGATACTCTTGGAATATATGGCAAAGTGCACATCAAAAGTATAGATTTTGTTTCTAAA GGGGAAGTGCCAGATGGTTCACAATTT GGAGTTCCTTACATTGGGAGACTTGATACTGCACTTTGTCCAGGATGCACAGTTGCCATTAAAGGAGAAGTGAATAAAAGACCAAAGAG ctttgCGATAAACCTGAAAACAAGTGACTCAAAGGACATTGTGTTACATCTGAATCCCCGAGTGAAAAATAAACTCTTTGTAAGGAACTCCTACCTTAATGACAGctggggagaagaagagaaggaactTGCTGACTTCCCTTTCAGTCCAGGGATGTACTTTGAG CTGATCATTTTCTGTGAAGCCCACCAGTTCAAAGTTGCTGTTAATGGTGTTCACATTCTGGAGTACAAGCACCGTTTTAAACAATTTGAAAAGATCAGCATAGTGGAAATCACAGGAGATGTTCAAGTGTTAGATGTCAGGAGCTGGTAG